A part of Desulfobacter sp. genomic DNA contains:
- a CDS encoding phosphomannomutase/phosphoglucomutase, with the protein MANIFKAYDVRGIYPEDLNEDLIYKIGKAFSDMLIEETGKEEVTIVVGQDMRISSPSLAQHLIKGVTEQGVNVIDIGLASSPTFFYGVSILNVDGGLQVSASHNPKEYNGVKFVRHKARPVGFDNGIGLVKEKIDTNTFRKAQTTGRVLSENTVLGKEVDFALEKCNPKAIRPMKVVADAANAMGAPYLSELFKQLPCELIPMNFDLDGTFPAHEADPFKEENLKDLKSKVVQEKADLGIATDGDGDRIFFIDDKGDLVEPAILRGIMSKIMLREHPGATICYDIRPGRITRDMIEEAGGVPSVTRVGHTLIKKRAIEENAVFAGESSGHFFFSNEAGVFEMPMIVVLKLLEFISASNTTLSEIVRPLRKYHHSGEINSIVEDKAAKIKQISELYKEGDIFWLDGITVEFKDFWFNVRASNTEPLLRLNLEASTKDLMLEKTDEILNIIRA; encoded by the coding sequence ATGGCCAATATTTTCAAAGCATATGATGTTCGGGGAATTTATCCTGAGGACCTGAATGAAGACCTGATTTATAAAATCGGCAAGGCATTCTCAGATATGCTGATTGAGGAAACCGGGAAAGAGGAAGTGACCATCGTTGTCGGACAGGACATGAGGATATCCTCCCCCTCACTGGCACAGCACCTGATCAAGGGGGTGACCGAACAGGGGGTGAACGTCATTGATATCGGTTTGGCCAGTTCCCCCACCTTTTTTTACGGGGTTTCCATTTTAAATGTCGACGGCGGCCTTCAGGTGTCTGCATCCCATAATCCAAAGGAATACAACGGGGTTAAATTCGTCAGGCATAAAGCCCGGCCGGTGGGATTCGACAATGGGATAGGCCTTGTTAAGGAAAAAATTGATACCAACACCTTCCGTAAGGCCCAAACGACCGGACGGGTTCTCAGTGAAAACACTGTGCTGGGAAAAGAGGTGGATTTCGCCTTGGAAAAGTGTAACCCCAAGGCCATCAGGCCAATGAAAGTGGTTGCGGATGCGGCAAACGCCATGGGCGCCCCTTACCTTTCCGAACTCTTCAAGCAGCTGCCCTGCGAACTGATCCCAATGAATTTTGACCTGGACGGAACCTTTCCCGCCCATGAGGCAGATCCCTTTAAGGAAGAAAATTTAAAAGACCTGAAATCAAAAGTCGTCCAGGAAAAGGCGGATCTGGGGATTGCCACCGATGGCGACGGGGACAGGATTTTCTTTATTGATGATAAGGGGGACTTGGTTGAGCCGGCCATTTTAAGGGGGATCATGTCAAAAATAATGCTCCGGGAGCATCCCGGCGCAACCATCTGCTATGACATCAGGCCGGGACGGATCACAAGGGACATGATCGAAGAAGCCGGCGGGGTGCCCTCCGTGACAAGGGTGGGACACACATTGATCAAAAAAAGGGCCATTGAGGAAAATGCCGTCTTTGCCGGGGAATCTTCCGGGCATTTCTTTTTCAGCAATGAAGCCGGTGTCTTTGAGATGCCCATGATCGTGGTGTTGAAACTTCTGGAATTTATTTCTGCTTCCAACACGACGCTTTCCGAAATTGTCCGGCCCCTGAGGAAATACCACCATTCAGGAGAAATAAACTCCATCGTAGAAGACAAAGCGGCTAAAATCAAACAGATCTCCGAGTTATACAAAGAGGGGGACATATTCTGGCTGGACGGTATTACCGTGGAATTCAAAGACTTCTGGTTCAATGTCAGGGCGTCCAATACCGAACCCCTGTTGCGGCTGAACCTGGAGGCCTCAACCAAGGATCTTATGTTGGAAAAAACCGATGAAATTCTAAACATCATAAGAGCCTAG
- a CDS encoding response regulator, with product MPYLSALLPLFAAALSMGLALTAYYLSRDKLRNSIFKLCALTVYWQISWAFLFLCSDIEQADLVCRIGYSGIIFLPLICYEALNRYLHESPWDKPVLYIINTGFLAALWTTDLFIRGPYIYWFGFYPEAGILHPVYLVTAVWLLVRVSLSLARVYKREIEPINRIRVKYFLMATLVFSLSGTDYLLNYPALVEWMGVDLYPIGVFFISFSIFIFIFCHFIILNLTLEKRVARQTRQLRQSVQDLEQAASVKKNFIANITHELRTPLTLIRGWTDYMKGGQAGPVPENQKEIIGKIKVQTLSLTQKINALLKISKFDAGKEPLYLTPVNVDKCIFNIVSSFRGLIEAKNLELNYYPPAEEMGKVFLDREKLKDILNNLIRNAYKFTEHGEISVTLSHTKKHITISVKDTGAGISPEVMATIFNRFQQGDSSITRTYEGTGLGLAIVKESVERMYGTIEVDSLENQWTCFSLSLPRDLEKKEPEAVTERRRKDRRVKDVPIDHPDRRKRRRRAADLVRVDAGDLVQISLIEAGKNIKDRITKIEVQDPAGTIVIAEDNPGILEFLAGALKGYTLYLAGDGELAWRTINQVLPDLVISDVMMPKMDGLTLLKNIRSRKRTTSTPVIIITALSEPEDRIKSLQLGADDFLTKPFHHLELQARVKNVISLHSLEREKTKREQLEVFLMVLASTIESKDTYTGGHVERVANYARDLALRLGLSRARVHDIYMGAIVHDVGKIGIRDEVLNKPGRLTEKELDHIKTHPVIGKNILSRLQIAPVAVNIAYCHHERWDGRGYPNGTRGKTIPLEARIAAIADCWDAITSHRPYRRAMPLEKAVAIMAEERGKSLDPDLLDLFMDADDPIYLNYIPDEIKKGA from the coding sequence ATGCCCTATCTCAGTGCACTTCTGCCGCTTTTTGCAGCGGCGCTTTCCATGGGCCTGGCCCTGACCGCCTATTACTTATCCCGGGATAAGCTACGGAACAGTATTTTCAAACTCTGCGCCCTCACCGTCTACTGGCAGATTTCCTGGGCATTTCTCTTTTTATGCTCGGATATTGAACAGGCCGACCTGGTCTGCAGAATAGGTTATTCGGGCATCATCTTCCTCCCCCTTATCTGCTATGAAGCCCTGAACCGGTACCTCCACGAATCCCCCTGGGACAAACCGGTCCTCTACATTATCAACACCGGATTTCTGGCGGCCCTCTGGACCACGGACCTCTTTATCCGGGGCCCCTATATTTACTGGTTCGGATTTTATCCCGAGGCCGGCATCCTTCATCCGGTCTATCTCGTCACTGCGGTCTGGCTGCTGGTCCGGGTCTCCCTGTCCCTGGCCCGGGTATATAAACGGGAAATAGAACCCATAAACCGGATACGGGTGAAATACTTTTTAATGGCCACCCTGGTCTTTTCCCTCTCCGGTACCGATTACCTGCTGAATTACCCGGCCCTTGTGGAATGGATGGGGGTGGACCTTTATCCCATCGGGGTCTTTTTCATCTCTTTTTCCATTTTTATCTTTATCTTCTGCCATTTCATCATCCTCAATCTAACCCTGGAAAAACGGGTTGCCCGCCAAACCCGGCAGCTCAGGCAGTCGGTGCAGGACCTGGAACAGGCCGCCAGCGTCAAAAAGAATTTCATTGCCAATATCACCCATGAGCTGCGCACCCCCCTGACCCTGATCCGCGGATGGACCGACTATATGAAGGGGGGCCAGGCCGGCCCTGTCCCTGAGAACCAGAAAGAAATCATCGGCAAGATTAAGGTACAGACCCTTTCGCTGACCCAGAAAATCAACGCCCTTTTGAAAATATCGAAATTCGATGCCGGCAAGGAGCCCCTTTACCTGACCCCGGTCAACGTGGACAAATGCATATTCAACATCGTATCCAGCTTCAGGGGGCTGATTGAGGCCAAAAACCTTGAGCTAAACTACTATCCCCCGGCAGAAGAGATGGGAAAGGTATTTCTGGACAGGGAAAAGCTCAAGGATATTCTGAACAATCTCATCCGAAATGCATATAAATTCACGGAACACGGAGAGATTTCCGTGACCCTCTCCCATACAAAAAAACATATTACCATCAGCGTAAAAGATACGGGAGCGGGCATCTCACCGGAGGTCATGGCAACCATCTTCAACCGTTTCCAGCAGGGGGATTCCTCCATCACACGGACGTACGAGGGTACCGGACTTGGCTTGGCCATTGTCAAAGAATCCGTTGAACGGATGTACGGCACCATTGAGGTGGATTCCCTGGAAAATCAATGGACCTGTTTCAGCCTGTCCCTGCCCCGGGACCTGGAGAAAAAAGAACCCGAGGCCGTGACGGAACGGCGCCGGAAAGACCGCCGGGTAAAGGATGTTCCCATTGACCATCCCGACCGGCGCAAGCGGCGGCGGCGGGCGGCGGACCTGGTCCGGGTGGATGCCGGGGACCTGGTCCAGATCAGCCTCATAGAGGCCGGCAAAAACATCAAGGACCGGATCACCAAGATTGAGGTCCAGGACCCCGCCGGCACCATTGTGATTGCTGAGGACAACCCCGGCATTCTTGAATTTCTGGCCGGTGCCCTCAAGGGCTACACCCTTTATCTGGCCGGGGACGGAGAACTGGCCTGGCGCACCATCAACCAAGTCCTGCCGGACCTGGTCATATCCGACGTGATGATGCCCAAAATGGACGGACTCACCCTTCTTAAAAATATCCGGTCCAGGAAACGGACCACGTCCACCCCGGTCATCATCATCACGGCCCTGTCCGAACCCGAAGACCGGATTAAAAGCCTCCAGTTGGGGGCGGACGATTTTCTGACCAAACCCTTTCACCACCTGGAGCTGCAGGCCCGGGTAAAGAATGTGATTTCCCTCCATTCACTGGAGCGGGAAAAAACCAAACGGGAACAATTGGAGGTATTTCTCATGGTATTGGCATCCACCATAGAATCAAAGGACACCTATACCGGCGGCCATGTGGAGCGGGTAGCCAACTATGCCAGGGATCTGGCCCTGCGGCTGGGCCTGTCCAGGGCCAGGGTCCACGATATATATATGGGCGCCATTGTCCACGACGTGGGGAAAATCGGCATCCGGGACGAGGTCCTGAACAAACCCGGGCGGCTCACGGAAAAGGAATTGGACCATATCAAAACCCATCCTGTCATCGGGAAAAATATTCTGTCCCGGCTGCAGATCGCCCCGGTTGCCGTGAACATCGCCTATTGCCACCACGAACGCTGGGACGGCAGAGGGTACCCCAACGGCACCAGGGGAAAAACAATTCCCCTGGAAGCCAGGATCGCCGCCATTGCCGACTGCTGGGACGCCATCACCTCCCACCGCCCCTACCGCCGGGCCATGCCCCTGGAAAAGGCCGTGGCCATCATGGCGGAAGAACGGGGAAAATCCCTGGATCCCGATCTTCTGGACCTGTTCATGGATGCCGATGACCCCATTTATCTCAATTACATCCCCGATGAAATCAAAAAAGGCGCCTAA